The DNA sequence ATTTGAAATTACAATCGGATGCTTTTCTGTCTTTGTGTTCCAATCCCATATGTCTTTCTCGTCAAACGTCACGTCTCTGCTGATGATCACTTTCTTTGATACTGGATTGTACAACTTGTATGCTTTTGAGTCTGTGCTATAGCCAATAAAGATACTCTTCTCGCCTTTGTCATCTAACTTCTTCCTTAATTGATCTGGTATGTGGGCATAAGCAATACACCAAAAGACTCTGAAATGATGAATGGAAGGCCGCTTTCCACTCCAAGCTTCCTCTGGTGTTTTATCACGAACACTCTTTGTTGGACATCTGTTTAAAATATGAACTGCTGTTGCAACTGCTTCTGCCCAAAACTCTTTAGGCATTTATTTTGACTTGAGCATGCATCTGACCATATCTATGATGGTTCTATTCTTTCTTTCAGCAACTTCATTTTGTTGAGGAGTATATCTAGTTGTTAGTTGGTGTTGAATTCCGTGTTGCTTAAAGTATTCTGAACACGCAAGATATTCTGTTCCTCTGTCTATTCTGAGAATTTTGATTTTACAGCCACTTTGTTTTTCGACAAACGCCTTGAATATCTTAAAGACATCACATGCTTATGATTTCTGCTTCAGAAAGTATACCCATGTATATCTActaaaatcatcaataaaagtgaTAAAGTACCTGCTACCACCATTACTTGGAACTTCTACAGAACAGAGATCTGAATGCACAATTTCAAGTAATCTTCCAGCTCTCCAAGACTTTCCTGTAGGGAATGGATCTCTGTGCTTCTTTCCCAGTTGACAAATCTCACAAATACAATTGGGAATATGAATCCGTGGTAGACCAGAAATAAGTCCTTTTCTTGATAGGTAGTTTAGGCCAGAAAAATGAAAGTGCCCAAACCGCATATGCCACAACCAGTTATCATCAAGTATCACAGAACTCATGCAAGAGGGATTAGCATGTTGAATTTTTAACGGAAACATTCTGTTTGAGGTCATCTTTGCTTTATCTATGAACCTTCCGTTGTTGTCAAATACAGTGCAATATCCATGATAAGTTATCATCTTATATCCCTTCTCAGATAATTGCCCCATACTCAGTAAATTGTAATCAAGTTCAGGAGCATAGAAAACATCAGAAATATAACTCAGAGAACTATCTTTCAATCTAATTGGTATGTGCCCTTTTCCTTCAATAGGGATCTTTGTACTATTACCAAACTTCAATAATAGTTTAACTGAATCAtctaatgaaaaaaataacTCCTTTCTACCAGACATATGATTACTGCAAGCATTATCCAAGTACCatatattttcatctttggcACATGAATTActtgtaaaaaataaagtttgaGTACCCGGATTATTATCAGTATTTTGATGCTGATTTTCTGCAACGTGTGCTTGATTATTATTCATCACTTTAAATCTGCAATCTGCTGCTTTATGTCCATACTTTTTACAATGAAAGCAATTGAAATTGGTTCTTTCTTGATAAAAATTGCCTCGACCTCTTCCTCGGTTGACAAGTCTGAAATTCGTTCAACCTCTTCCTTAATTAGGTGGTGTAAAATTATTGTAACTTCCTTGGTTGTAATTGCCACGACCTCTACCTCTAAAACTTCCTCTGCTTCTACTTTGAAAATTGAAACCACGACCTCGTCCTTCTTGTGTACGGTTTGATTCTGCAACGTTGTTGAAATTCACTCGGCTTTTCAGGGCTTCCTCGGTTGATTTTTCTGACTTCTCCAGTATTCTACTGATGTGGCtttccatagtttcttgcaactctGCAATCGTCATAGTATCCATATCGTGGGACTCTAGTATCGTAGTCACCACATGGTCATACTTCATCGGCATGGTGCGAAGAATTTTCTCCACCACTTTGCTATCGGGCATATCTTCTCCATAGACTCTCATCTTATTGACTAGATCTGTAACACGAGTAAAATATTGCTCAACGATTTCTGAGCTAGACATCTCGTACCTTTCATATTCTCTTCTTAAAGACTGTAGCTTTGCTTTCTGAACTTTATCTACGCCTTTGTATGACAGCTTCAACGTGTTCCATGCTTCCTTTGCACTTTTGGCATTTGCTATTTTGCCAAACACCGTATAATCTACTCCTTGATGAATTTGAGATAGCGCCAATTGATCTCTCCTTTGTTGGACAGCATCTGCTCCTTCTTGCAAATCTGATTCAATGAAATTCCACAGGTTCTGGGCCTTCAAATGGGTGGACATCAAAGTCTCCCAATAACTATAATCAAGTTTCTCATCTAACTTGGGACCGGACCACACAATATTGAAAGTGTTTGCCATACTGACTCTATGAATAAACAACTATGTGAGAACTCTCTCACACCTCACAAACTCTCAAACACCAGGCGCTGGATTAAccagctctgataccaaatgtAAGTAAAATACCCACACTATATTGGCTCTAAGATCACTCACTCATATAAATGACGCtatcatatttttcatctcTCAACTTCACCAACACTCATATGAAATAATAGAACAAAGAAGGACTTCAcataatcatatcttttttcatttCATGGAACACACATACAATACACAAGGCATATgtgcctttatataggcaatGCTTcctactaaaataataatttatgaatCACAAATCAATTTTGTAATGACTACCATTTCATGAGTTGGCTTCATGAATCATCTTTCAACTTGTATTAATGTAGTTTCTATAATCTTctaatttcaattcaatttgattttgaattctTCAATGTTGTAGAATGTTGTAGTTATACTACTCTCTTGAATGTTCTTCAAAAATCTTCAAGCTTCCAACATTAGCTTCTAGCAATATCTAACCAATTGATGATTATTGTATTCAACTCAAACTTTGCTTCTTCTTTGACCATTTTGACTTCAAAAACTCTTTATGAAAATTCTAGTGATGCAAGTTGATTTATAATGAATTAACAAAGAGAAAATCGTAGAACAACGGTAGATTTTTGGCTAGGTGGGTTGAGCCCATTAGAGTTGAGCATGCAGTGTGCACATACAGTGAATGACATTTGAGGGAAATTTGTTTTAAGGACGATGGGTCCAAAGTCCAAACCGTAGACATTACATAACAATAAGAGTTTCTATCCATTATTACAACTATAAGACTGTACTATATGAGTGACCATGGGTAACCAAGTATACGTGAAATTTGATCTGGATCTGGATCTTAATCCCCACCTACAATTCCATCTACCCAACACACaattaaaatcacaaaaatagttccaagttaataataataaatgctCTAATTATAGTTATTTCAACTagggaaataaaaaaaaaactaggagaaaaaaaaaagtaatcaACAAGACATTGGCGGAAGATCATCATATCTCTTATCACTGTGTGGTTTAGCGAAAGCCCTGCtaccaaagaagaagaagccgAGAGCGTGACCCAACACAGCCATCAAGAAGACACCGGCGTTGAACGACATGAGAGCAAGCATAACGAGGTATGCCAAACCAACTCTAAGGAGGTGTAACACGGTCTGACACAAACCGGCGCTGAGCTTGTTGGAACCGGGTTTCATAAAGCGGGTGTGGGACAGCCACTCCACGAGGAAGGACATGACGAAAACAAAGAGCAGAGCGAGCGCGTACATGCCACGGCTGTCCCCGGGCCATTGGTCGAACAGAACCTCAGACTTTGTCCCCCAGAAGAATGTCATGTGCATGAAATGGCGGCGCTTCATCATCACCATGGTGGATGGCGGTGGTGCTGCCATGCCCATGTCATGATCCATGTCCATGTTGTGGGTGTGTTGGGTGCTGTGAAGGGTTTCTTAATAAGGTGGGGTGTAGTACAGTACTGTGTGGACCTATAAGGAAGGTGATTTGTTATATTGTACTGCGTT is a window from the Arachis stenosperma cultivar V10309 chromosome 3, arast.V10309.gnm1.PFL2, whole genome shotgun sequence genome containing:
- the LOC130969654 gene encoding uncharacterized protein LOC130969654: MANTFNIVWSGPKLDEKLDYSYWETLMSTHLKAQNLWNFIESDLQEGADAVQQRRDQLALSQIHQGVDYTVFGKIANAKSAKEAWNTLKLSYKGVDKVQKAKLQSLRREYERYEMSSSEIVEQYFTRVTDLVNKMRVYGEDMPDSKVVEKILRTMPMKYDHVVTTILESHDMDTMTIAELQETMESHISRILEKSEKSTEEALKSRVNFNNVAESNRTQEGRGRGFNFQSRSRGSFRGRGRGNYNQGSYNNFTPPN
- the LOC130970528 gene encoding copper transporter 2-like, with protein sequence MDMDHDMGMAAPPPSTMVMMKRRHFMHMTFFWGTKSEVLFDQWPGDSRGMYALALLFVFVMSFLVEWLSHTRFMKPGSNKLSAGLCQTVLHLLRVGLAYLVMLALMSFNAGVFLMAVLGHALGFFFFGSRAFAKPHSDKRYDDLPPMSC